Proteins encoded within one genomic window of Glycine soja cultivar W05 chromosome 1, ASM419377v2, whole genome shotgun sequence:
- the LOC114412812 gene encoding uncharacterized protein LOC114412812 isoform X1 has protein sequence MLSLRLLRLFSVRSTCNQAPILQESYKVYKETGLRSLSTETPTRSVGVGSVKMSSRGKQGAIVSYQNVVVMRHGERFDNFEPSWAATAARPWDPPLAEAGRKRAFKTGLRLRESVEFPIGRVFVSPFLRCLQTAVELVASLSDGVAVKPSEVKVSVEYGLCEMMNSKAIRPNVAPKDGNMGFDVAVCEAMLPAEIVDKNVERMCKELPQWEESVLQAGARYQQLIKDLADKYPTENLLLVTHGEGVKVAVSSFKKDAEVNEVDYCGYVELRRPMFMKDHTFAAGEFDLLTTSGQTGVSYFLPRPLGSDTNQTLP, from the exons ATGCTTTCGTTACGGTTACTTCGCCTTTTCTCTGTTCGTTCTACGTGTAACCAAGCTCCCATTCTGCAGGAAAGCTATAAG GTGTATAAAGAAACTGGCTTACGATCGTTATCTACAG AAACCCCAACACGCTCTGTCGGTGTAGGTTCGGTGAAAATGAGTTCAAGAGGAAAGCAGGGTGCCATCGTTTCTTACCAAAACGTCGTCGTAATGAGGCACGGCGAGCGCTTCGACAACTTCGAGCCGTCATGGGCGGCGACGGCGGCGCGGCCTTGGGACCCGCCGCTGGCCGAGGCCGGCCGGAAACGGGCGTTCAAAACGGGCCTGAGGCTCCGAGAGAGTGTCGAGTTTCCGATCGGGCGCGTCTTCGTTTCGCCGTTCCTCCGCTGCCTCCAGACCGCCGTGGAACTCGTGGCATCTCTCTCCGATGGTGTTGCCGTTAAGCCTTCCGAAGTCAAG GTCTCTGTCGAGTATGGATTGTGCGAAATGATGAACAGCAAGGCTATCCGTCCCAATGTTGCCCCCAAAGATGGAAACATGGGGTTTGATGTAGCAGTTTGTGAAGCCATGCTCCCAGCTGAGATAGTGGATAAAAATGTTGAAAGGATGTGTAAAGAG TTGCCCCAGTGGGAAGAATCAGTTCTGCAAGCAGGGGCAAGATATCAGCAGTTAATTAAGGACCTTGCAGATAAATACCCTACTGAGAACTTGCTGCTTGTTACACATG GGGAAGGAGTCAAGGTAGCTGTTTCTTCATTCAAAAAGGATGCTGAGGTAAATGAAGTCGATTACTGTGGATATGTGGAACTTAGACGTCCCATGTTCATGAAAGATCACACATTTGCCGCTGGAGAGTTCGATTTACTTACAACTAGTGGTCAAACTGGCGTAAGCTATTTCCTACCACGTCCTTTGGGAAGTGACACCAACCAAACTTTACCATGA
- the LOC114412812 gene encoding uncharacterized protein LOC114412812 isoform X3 → MLSLRLLRLFSVRSTCNQAPILQESYKVYKETGLRSLSTGSVKMSSRGKQGAIVSYQNVVVMRHGERFDNFEPSWAATAARPWDPPLAEAGRKRAFKTGLRLRESVEFPIGRVFVSPFLRCLQTAVELVASLSDGVAVKPSEVKVSVEYGLCEMMNSKAIRPNVAPKDGNMGFDVAVCEAMLPAEIVDKNVERMCKELPQWEESVLQAGARYQQLIKDLADKYPTENLLLVTHGEGVKVAVSSFKKDAEVNEVDYCGYVELRRPMFMKDHTFAAGEFDLLTTSGQTGVSYFLPRPLGSDTNQTLP, encoded by the exons ATGCTTTCGTTACGGTTACTTCGCCTTTTCTCTGTTCGTTCTACGTGTAACCAAGCTCCCATTCTGCAGGAAAGCTATAAG GTGTATAAAGAAACTGGCTTACGATCGTTATCTACAG GTTCGGTGAAAATGAGTTCAAGAGGAAAGCAGGGTGCCATCGTTTCTTACCAAAACGTCGTCGTAATGAGGCACGGCGAGCGCTTCGACAACTTCGAGCCGTCATGGGCGGCGACGGCGGCGCGGCCTTGGGACCCGCCGCTGGCCGAGGCCGGCCGGAAACGGGCGTTCAAAACGGGCCTGAGGCTCCGAGAGAGTGTCGAGTTTCCGATCGGGCGCGTCTTCGTTTCGCCGTTCCTCCGCTGCCTCCAGACCGCCGTGGAACTCGTGGCATCTCTCTCCGATGGTGTTGCCGTTAAGCCTTCCGAAGTCAAG GTCTCTGTCGAGTATGGATTGTGCGAAATGATGAACAGCAAGGCTATCCGTCCCAATGTTGCCCCCAAAGATGGAAACATGGGGTTTGATGTAGCAGTTTGTGAAGCCATGCTCCCAGCTGAGATAGTGGATAAAAATGTTGAAAGGATGTGTAAAGAG TTGCCCCAGTGGGAAGAATCAGTTCTGCAAGCAGGGGCAAGATATCAGCAGTTAATTAAGGACCTTGCAGATAAATACCCTACTGAGAACTTGCTGCTTGTTACACATG GGGAAGGAGTCAAGGTAGCTGTTTCTTCATTCAAAAAGGATGCTGAGGTAAATGAAGTCGATTACTGTGGATATGTGGAACTTAGACGTCCCATGTTCATGAAAGATCACACATTTGCCGCTGGAGAGTTCGATTTACTTACAACTAGTGGTCAAACTGGCGTAAGCTATTTCCTACCACGTCCTTTGGGAAGTGACACCAACCAAACTTTACCATGA
- the LOC114412812 gene encoding uncharacterized protein LOC114412812 isoform X2, with translation MLSLRLLRLFSVRSTCNQAPILQESYKVYKETGLRSLSTETPTRSVGVGSVKMSSRGKQGAIVSYQNVVVMRHGERFDNFEPSWAATAARPWDPPLAEAGRKRAFKTGLRLRESVEFPIGRVFVSPFLRCLQTAVELVASLSDGVAVKPSEVKVSVEYGLCEMMNSKAIRPNVAPKDGNMGFDVAVCEAMLPAEIVDKNVERMCKEWEESVLQAGARYQQLIKDLADKYPTENLLLVTHGEGVKVAVSSFKKDAEVNEVDYCGYVELRRPMFMKDHTFAAGEFDLLTTSGQTGVSYFLPRPLGSDTNQTLP, from the exons ATGCTTTCGTTACGGTTACTTCGCCTTTTCTCTGTTCGTTCTACGTGTAACCAAGCTCCCATTCTGCAGGAAAGCTATAAG GTGTATAAAGAAACTGGCTTACGATCGTTATCTACAG AAACCCCAACACGCTCTGTCGGTGTAGGTTCGGTGAAAATGAGTTCAAGAGGAAAGCAGGGTGCCATCGTTTCTTACCAAAACGTCGTCGTAATGAGGCACGGCGAGCGCTTCGACAACTTCGAGCCGTCATGGGCGGCGACGGCGGCGCGGCCTTGGGACCCGCCGCTGGCCGAGGCCGGCCGGAAACGGGCGTTCAAAACGGGCCTGAGGCTCCGAGAGAGTGTCGAGTTTCCGATCGGGCGCGTCTTCGTTTCGCCGTTCCTCCGCTGCCTCCAGACCGCCGTGGAACTCGTGGCATCTCTCTCCGATGGTGTTGCCGTTAAGCCTTCCGAAGTCAAG GTCTCTGTCGAGTATGGATTGTGCGAAATGATGAACAGCAAGGCTATCCGTCCCAATGTTGCCCCCAAAGATGGAAACATGGGGTTTGATGTAGCAGTTTGTGAAGCCATGCTCCCAGCTGAGATAGTGGATAAAAATGTTGAAAGGATGTGTAAAGAG TGGGAAGAATCAGTTCTGCAAGCAGGGGCAAGATATCAGCAGTTAATTAAGGACCTTGCAGATAAATACCCTACTGAGAACTTGCTGCTTGTTACACATG GGGAAGGAGTCAAGGTAGCTGTTTCTTCATTCAAAAAGGATGCTGAGGTAAATGAAGTCGATTACTGTGGATATGTGGAACTTAGACGTCCCATGTTCATGAAAGATCACACATTTGCCGCTGGAGAGTTCGATTTACTTACAACTAGTGGTCAAACTGGCGTAAGCTATTTCCTACCACGTCCTTTGGGAAGTGACACCAACCAAACTTTACCATGA
- the LOC114412812 gene encoding uncharacterized protein LOC114412812 isoform X4 — MSSRGKQGAIVSYQNVVVMRHGERFDNFEPSWAATAARPWDPPLAEAGRKRAFKTGLRLRESVEFPIGRVFVSPFLRCLQTAVELVASLSDGVAVKPSEVKVSVEYGLCEMMNSKAIRPNVAPKDGNMGFDVAVCEAMLPAEIVDKNVERMCKELPQWEESVLQAGARYQQLIKDLADKYPTENLLLVTHGEGVKVAVSSFKKDAEVNEVDYCGYVELRRPMFMKDHTFAAGEFDLLTTSGQTGVSYFLPRPLGSDTNQTLP, encoded by the exons ATGAGTTCAAGAGGAAAGCAGGGTGCCATCGTTTCTTACCAAAACGTCGTCGTAATGAGGCACGGCGAGCGCTTCGACAACTTCGAGCCGTCATGGGCGGCGACGGCGGCGCGGCCTTGGGACCCGCCGCTGGCCGAGGCCGGCCGGAAACGGGCGTTCAAAACGGGCCTGAGGCTCCGAGAGAGTGTCGAGTTTCCGATCGGGCGCGTCTTCGTTTCGCCGTTCCTCCGCTGCCTCCAGACCGCCGTGGAACTCGTGGCATCTCTCTCCGATGGTGTTGCCGTTAAGCCTTCCGAAGTCAAG GTCTCTGTCGAGTATGGATTGTGCGAAATGATGAACAGCAAGGCTATCCGTCCCAATGTTGCCCCCAAAGATGGAAACATGGGGTTTGATGTAGCAGTTTGTGAAGCCATGCTCCCAGCTGAGATAGTGGATAAAAATGTTGAAAGGATGTGTAAAGAG TTGCCCCAGTGGGAAGAATCAGTTCTGCAAGCAGGGGCAAGATATCAGCAGTTAATTAAGGACCTTGCAGATAAATACCCTACTGAGAACTTGCTGCTTGTTACACATG GGGAAGGAGTCAAGGTAGCTGTTTCTTCATTCAAAAAGGATGCTGAGGTAAATGAAGTCGATTACTGTGGATATGTGGAACTTAGACGTCCCATGTTCATGAAAGATCACACATTTGCCGCTGGAGAGTTCGATTTACTTACAACTAGTGGTCAAACTGGCGTAAGCTATTTCCTACCACGTCCTTTGGGAAGTGACACCAACCAAACTTTACCATGA